Genomic window (Campylobacter magnus):
TTGTTTAAGCGTGTAATACCAGCAATGCTAAAGCCTGAGGTGCTACAAGCATCGCAAAGAGAGCAAGAACAGAATATTCAAACAAACACACAAAATAAAGATGAAAAAACACTCATAAAGGAATTATCTGTTAGCATATCTAAAGCTTATAAAGATTTGGATAAAAACAAACAAGATAGACTAGAGGTCTATGAGAATAATGGATATAAAATAGAGGTAGGCTCTAAGCCGCCACTTTCTTATGTAGCTTTCTATGATAGTGATTTAAGTAATGATAATTCTGTTGCTATGTATTTATATGCTAGCACAAATACTAGCTCTGTATTGCTTGCCTCACAAATAGAAGCTAGATTAAATCAAGTAGTTCAAGAAAAAATTTTAGACAATAGAAATGCTTTTTATGTTGATAGAGAAAATATTTTAGGTGAAAATAACTATGTAAGCAGTGAAATAACACCACAAAAAGATGATTTGGCTATTTTCGCTAATTTGGTTCTTAAAAAAGAGCTTGATAAAAGAGTAGTGGCTCAAGAATATCCAAAAGAACATTTCACGGAACAAAATTTAAAAAACTCTCAAATGGTAGATGAGATAAAAAGTCAAGGGGAGATTAAAAGCGCAGGGAATTCTAGAATTTTAAGTGATAAAGAGCTAATAGAGAGTATGAAAGCCACGCCAATGGAGCAATGGAGCAAAGAGCAAAAAGAGCTTTTTGATGATATGCCAAAGTTTAAACAAGACCAAATTCTAGATGCGCCAAAGATAAAATATGATGAAGAAGTCTTTGGCAAAATACCTTATAATGAGCTTAGTTTTAGAAATCAAATGAAAGTGGTAGATGAGGCTAGATTTAGCGCAAAAGGCAAAGAACTACAAGCGCAGTATGATAAGCTACAAAGTGCTAAATACACAGCCGGCGAAGGCGGCAGTTATCCAAGTGGTGCGCAGTTAGCAGAAATCACAAAGGCACAAAATAAAATCGCAGCGCAAAGAGACGAGCTAATAAACACATATATAAAAGAATATAATGAAAAAGTGGCTGGGAATTCTAGAATTCCTAGTGATAAAGCGGATGATGATAGTGTAGAAAAAAATAAGGCTGAAATTGAAACAGCTCCAGCCCATAGCAATTATAAGGGTGGCGAAGCCCCTAATACTAAGAGCGAAATTCATATGGTAGAAAAGTTCTTTGTAGAAAAAGTGGACGATGAGTTTGTAACTCAAAAAAGATTTGTAAATGAACAAGAAAACAATGCTTTAAAAGATCAGTTTGAAGCAGAGATTGCTAAGGTTATTTTAGAAGTAGAGCCTGCTTGGCGAGAAAATATGCTCAATGTGCCTTTGAGCTTAAAAGCTAATCAAGAGACTTATTTAAGCAACATACTAAAAGAGAGTGATGTTGATTATGCTACAGCTTTGGCACAAGATGATAAAAATACAATTTATACAGTAGCAGAACAAAAAATCGTAGAAAAAATTCTTAAAGAAAGGCAAGAGCATAGAATAGAAATTTTTCAAGATGATTATGTCCTAACTGATAAAACTACTGGCAATGCCATTAACAAAAATAGCAATTTAGCCAGTATTATGTTGGATAAAATTTTGCCACACGGGCTAGGCAATCATCCTGCAGATGAGCTTAGCACTTTTTGGTTTAATCACTGCTCTAGCTGGCAAAGAGATAATAGAGTAACTATTGATGATATAGATATACAAAAAGCAACTAAGCTTACTTATAAAAAAGAAAAATTGACATTAGATGAGTGCGCTGAATTATCAAAATTCTTGGCTAGAAATGCAATAGAATTTAGCGACAATAAACCACGAGAAGTTGCCGATGGTGTTAGAAAGTTTGTGCCTAGTAATGCTCTTTATAAAGTAGCTGAAGGCTTAAATGATGAATTGAAAAAAACTGAAAGCAGAGAGTTAAAGAAGTTTTTAGTAAAACATATGAGCTCTACTTTTGCTCACACTGATGAAGTGCCTGATTTTCTAGTAGAGCGAAATGGTTCTGCTATTTTTACTAGAATTAACCGAGATTACTTAAGCGAAATAAATGGCAAGTTTAATGAAGTTGATGAAGTTAGATTAAAGCACATTTCTAATTATTTAAGTGATAGAAAAGAAGCTGGATTAGCAAATCATAGAGCTGAATTTGAAACAGCTTTTTTTGTATGCGACGATCAATTTAAAGAAGCTTTTCATAGAGCTGAGCTTGCGCTAGCAGAAAAACTAGATGGACAAGGCGCAGCTACTGAAATAGCTTCGTATTTAGAAACAAATGAATTTGTTGCTTATAGAGCAGATCATATTAAAGAGCTTCTAAGAGTAGAAGAAAGAGCTGCGCAAGAATTCAGAGAAAATTACAAAGAGCCACTAGATTTAGACGAAGCAAACAAAAGAATAGATAATTTGCTTGATAATGAAATTCCAAAAGTAAGCGAGCAATTTTATTATAAAATGGATTTGCTTTTAGATAATCCAAATTTTAGATTTGCTGATATGAAAGAGGCTTGCGAGCTTGAAGTAAAACGCAAAGAGCTTGGGCTAACTTATAGCGCTTTAACTGATTACATACATACCAAAGACAAGGAAAATAATGAGAAAGTTTCAAATAAGATTGATGAAGCTATTACTGTTAAACCTGATGAAAATACTGAGCCAAAGCAAGAGCCTCTAAAAAATCAAGGGATTGTAGCTAGTGAAGAAAATTATCAAACTCTAATGAAGTTGTATAATGGAGAAGCCACTGATGCAAAAGAGCTTGATAATTTAATTGAATGGGCAAGTGAAAATAAGGAGATTTTAGAGGCAAAATCTGCTGCTAATTATGCTATTAAATTTGGAACTGGGCAGGTTTTAAAAAGCGTTGATGCTGGTTTTGTGCTTGAAATTGTAGAGCCTCTTATTATGGAAAAACAAGAAAATAAAAAATCTTGGGAAGAGCTTGAAAAAGAAGCTGTCGAAGTTACTAAAAAGGAAGCTTGGGTAAAAAAACAGCTTGATGATTTGCCTATTCGTTTGCAAGCAGGGTATAGCCCACAATTGATAGCTAAAAGCTTGAATGATGCTTATCAGCGTGGTGATATAGTGCCGCCTGAGTGGTTACACGAAGTAGTTCGTGAGTTAGACAAAAATTATGGTGGTGTTGCTGTATTTATTGATGAGAATTTAAAGAAGGAAGCAATAGGAAAAGAAAAAGTTAGTGAGAGTAATGAACAAAAAGAAATAGCGCAAGCTGGGGAAAACAAGGTAGAAGTCGGTCTTTTTGATGATGAAATTGTAAGCAAGATAGTAGAAAACAAAACTAATGATAGGGGCAACAAGACAAAAACACAAGCAAGTGAAAATATACCTGAGGCATTAGATAACAAAGTGGCTGGATATGGAGATATCTCAGCACAGAAATTAGCAGTAAGTGATTATCGCTCAAATAATTTTGATTTGGATGGTGTTGGGGCTGTTGGTCGTGCCTATAAAAATATTGAAGCACTTGAGTTGTCTGCTAAATTGAATAGAGAAAATCGTTTCGCTACAAAAGAGGAGCAAGAAATTCTAGCAGGATTTAGTGGCTGGGGTGGTTGTTATGGTGTTTTTGAAGAAACTAATAAAGATTTTGGTGAAGCTAGAAAACGCTTAGATAAATATTTGGATGAGAATATCTCAAATAGTGTAGATAGAAATTTAGCATTTATATCAATGGCTCATTCATCAAGTAGCGCATATTACACAAATACTTTGCTTGTTGACACAATATATAAAGGTTTAGAGCAAATGGGCGTCAATGATAATGGTGTAGAAAAGCGTGTATTAGAACCAAGTTGTGGTTCTGGCAATTTTATCATTGGCAGTAAAAATAATAGTTTTTCTTTTACTGGGATAGAAATAGAAAAACATACCTACGATATAGCTAAGCACCTTAATCCAAATGCTGATATTAGAAATGGTGGTTTTGAAACCTTTAGAGCAAAGGATAGCTTCGATTTGGTTGTAGGAAACCCACCTTACATTGCAGATTTCTATGTAAATGATACTAATTCATTAGGCAATAATCTAAAAATTGCAAATTATTTCCCTATAAAATCAATGGAAAATTTGCGTGATGGCGGAATAATGGCTTTTGTTATGCCTAGTGCATTTTTAGATCATAATGGTGATAAGCATTTAGAAAGACTTGTAGAAGCTGGCGGTAAATTCTTAGGAGCTGTAAGACTGCCGAACAATGCTTTTAAAGGCGCAGAAGTAAATACTGATATCGTTTTCTTTCAAAAACAAGATTTATTAACAAACAAAGATGATAAAGCAATAAATGCTGAATTAGAAGCGCAAGGCTTTTCTGCTAATTTTGATATGAGACGACTGAGCCCTGAAATTAGAGAGCAATTAGAAAATAAATTTAAATCAGTAGAAGATAAACTCACTATCGAAGAAAGAGAACAACTAGACGAAAGAGAGCGAGAAAATAAGTTTTATCGTAGGTTCAAGATAAATGACTATTTTTTGAATAATCCACAAAATATCTTAGGCAAATTTGAAATAGACACAAATAGATTTGGAGAAAATGTGCCAGTATTTAAAGCTGATGAAAATCTAGATTTAAAAGCAGAGCTGAATAGATTTATAGAGAATTTGCCTAAGAATATCTATAAAGATATTGAGAGGGAGACAAGCCCTTATAGACAATTTGATTTTATCACTCATCCTGAAAGCAAGTTTTATATTGATAATCTTAAAAAAGGAAGCTTTTTTATAGACAATACTAACAATGGAGCGTTAGCATTAAAAATTGATAGTTATGAATATAGAATAGTTAGTGATACTGAATTTTGGAAAAATTCTCTTGTGGCATCACAGTTAAGTAAATATAAAGCTGGAAATTATGATGACAATAAACGCCAAAAAGAAGAAAAGGCTTTAAAAGAACAAGTGTTGAGTTATATTGAATTAAGAGATAGTCTTAATACACTTTTAAGAGCTGAACTTGATCCAAATAAAAGTGATGAAGAAATAGCAAAATTTCGTCAAGATTTAAACACTTCTTATGATAAAATGAAGTTAAAATATAAGAAGCCTTTAAAGGAGGCGTTTAAAGCTTGTGATATGGATTTATCTTTTGAGTTTATTAGTAACTTAGAAAATGAAAAAGGAGAAAAAGCCTTGATTTTTTCTCAACGAATTTCATCACCGATCGTTGAGCCAAAAGTTTCAAATGAAAAAGAAGCTTTAATTGCTAGCTTATCTATGAAAGGTAAAATAGATTTAGATTATATCCAAGATATTTATCCAAATCAATCATTAGATGATACGCTAAATAAATTGTTAGAAGAGAAGTTGATTTTCAAAAATCACGAGCCTTATTCTAAAGAGAAGTTTGTAACATCTGATGCTTATTTAAGTGGTAATGTTAAAAAGAAATATAATGAAGTTTTAGAGGCTATAAAAAAGACTGGTGATAAAAGCTTGGAGATTAATGCTAACTCTTTAAAAGAAGTATTCCCAGCTGATAGAAATATCAAGGAAATTTCTTTTGGTCTTGGTATGAATTGGATACCTACTCATATATATCAAGAATTTATAGATGCTTATGCCAGTGAATATAGATTTGAAGGCATTGAAAGAAGGGGTTCGGATGTTGCAGATAAAGTGTTTGAAATAACTCTTAGTTCAAATGGAGAGTATATAATTGAAAATAATGCCAACACTTATACAAAAAATCTAGTTAAAAATAATGCTTATTATATGGCTATGCTTAGCTCTGAAAAAGAAAGGGAAGGCAAGAGCAGATCCACCTATGGTTTGAATTTTGGCAATGGTAGAGATTTTTTTAGCTACGATGAGTTTAAAAAACATATGGGCTGGAGCAATGAAGAACTTAATAATGCTAAAAGAATACCATTAGTTTATGCTGCTTTACCGCTTGCTTTAAATAGACAGAAAGCTAGAATTGAACGCTCGCTTGGCTATATTAGAGATGATGAGACTGGAGAGATTTTGAAATATAAAGATGGCACACCTAGGATAAAAAAAGAATTTCATAAAGAGTTGAGTGATGATTTAAATGCTATGATAACTCAAATTCAAGATAAATTCTTGCGTTTCGTGTTGTCTAATGAAGACTTGCGCAAAGAAGTTGAACAAGCTTACAATGATAAAATAAATACTGATAGAGTAAGAGATTTTAATACACA
Coding sequences:
- a CDS encoding SNF2-related protein; amino-acid sequence: MKTFKRKLVDNSMDLFIEVDGQYVANDNLFKRVIPAMLKPEVLQASQREQEQNIQTNTQNKDEKTLIKELSVSISKAYKDLDKNKQDRLEVYENNGYKIEVGSKPPLSYVAFYDSDLSNDNSVAMYLYASTNTSSVLLASQIEARLNQVVQEKILDNRNAFYVDRENILGENNYVSSEITPQKDDLAIFANLVLKKELDKRVVAQEYPKEHFTEQNLKNSQMVDEIKSQGEIKSAGNSRILSDKELIESMKATPMEQWSKEQKELFDDMPKFKQDQILDAPKIKYDEEVFGKIPYNELSFRNQMKVVDEARFSAKGKELQAQYDKLQSAKYTAGEGGSYPSGAQLAEITKAQNKIAAQRDELINTYIKEYNEKVAGNSRIPSDKADDDSVEKNKAEIETAPAHSNYKGGEAPNTKSEIHMVEKFFVEKVDDEFVTQKRFVNEQENNALKDQFEAEIAKVILEVEPAWRENMLNVPLSLKANQETYLSNILKESDVDYATALAQDDKNTIYTVAEQKIVEKILKERQEHRIEIFQDDYVLTDKTTGNAINKNSNLASIMLDKILPHGLGNHPADELSTFWFNHCSSWQRDNRVTIDDIDIQKATKLTYKKEKLTLDECAELSKFLARNAIEFSDNKPREVADGVRKFVPSNALYKVAEGLNDELKKTESRELKKFLVKHMSSTFAHTDEVPDFLVERNGSAIFTRINRDYLSEINGKFNEVDEVRLKHISNYLSDRKEAGLANHRAEFETAFFVCDDQFKEAFHRAELALAEKLDGQGAATEIASYLETNEFVAYRADHIKELLRVEERAAQEFRENYKEPLDLDEANKRIDNLLDNEIPKVSEQFYYKMDLLLDNPNFRFADMKEACELEVKRKELGLTYSALTDYIHTKDKENNEKVSNKIDEAITVKPDENTEPKQEPLKNQGIVASEENYQTLMKLYNGEATDAKELDNLIEWASENKEILEAKSAANYAIKFGTGQVLKSVDAGFVLEIVEPLIMEKQENKKSWEELEKEAVEVTKKEAWVKKQLDDLPIRLQAGYSPQLIAKSLNDAYQRGDIVPPEWLHEVVRELDKNYGGVAVFIDENLKKEAIGKEKVSESNEQKEIAQAGENKVEVGLFDDEIVSKIVENKTNDRGNKTKTQASENIPEALDNKVAGYGDISAQKLAVSDYRSNNFDLDGVGAVGRAYKNIEALELSAKLNRENRFATKEEQEILAGFSGWGGCYGVFEETNKDFGEARKRLDKYLDENISNSVDRNLAFISMAHSSSSAYYTNTLLVDTIYKGLEQMGVNDNGVEKRVLEPSCGSGNFIIGSKNNSFSFTGIEIEKHTYDIAKHLNPNADIRNGGFETFRAKDSFDLVVGNPPYIADFYVNDTNSLGNNLKIANYFPIKSMENLRDGGIMAFVMPSAFLDHNGDKHLERLVEAGGKFLGAVRLPNNAFKGAEVNTDIVFFQKQDLLTNKDDKAINAELEAQGFSANFDMRRLSPEIREQLENKFKSVEDKLTIEEREQLDERERENKFYRRFKINDYFLNNPQNILGKFEIDTNRFGENVPVFKADENLDLKAELNRFIENLPKNIYKDIERETSPYRQFDFITHPESKFYIDNLKKGSFFIDNTNNGALALKIDSYEYRIVSDTEFWKNSLVASQLSKYKAGNYDDNKRQKEEKALKEQVLSYIELRDSLNTLLRAELDPNKSDEEIAKFRQDLNTSYDKMKLKYKKPLKEAFKACDMDLSFEFISNLENEKGEKALIFSQRISSPIVEPKVSNEKEALIASLSMKGKIDLDYIQDIYPNQSLDDTLNKLLEEKLIFKNHEPYSKEKFVTSDAYLSGNVKKKYNEVLEAIKKTGDKSLEINANSLKEVFPADRNIKEISFGLGMNWIPTHIYQEFIDAYASEYRFEGIERRGSDVADKVFEITLSSNGEYIIENNANTYTKNLVKNNAYYMAMLSSEKEREGKSRSTYGLNFGNGRDFFSYDEFKKHMGWSNEELNNAKRIPLVYAALPLALNRQKARIERSLGYIRDDETGEILKYKDGTPRIKKEFHKELSDDLNAMITQIQDKFLRFVLSNEDLRKEVEQAYNDKINTDRVRDFNTQTLDLKGANPNIKLYPHQNAGVWRGVQEQATLFNVNVGGGKTFMGAAVALEQKRMGLINKTLIVSPKTLVGSWEKEIKTLYPNANVLALDEKSFTKDNRAKFLAKIQVNDYDAVIMSAEQFKLIPKNPEKTIANLALRLSMVKSDYDESKKDKKNTQLKKQIGKLEKQIQKARATADTIKKDNLVTFNELGIDCLIVDEAHLYKNLSYETQKTRVLGLGPQNGSDKAFDMKIVTDDFNDSGKKLYFLTGTPIANSMCELYHMQSFLQPKWLEDKGFYNFDNWANTFGEDVTDIEMGAGGEPKLVTRFARFNNLKELSGGFREVNFYANNEDIEKAAGQNFIPKVETIKEVIPRNEAISELYGEPDENGEFPKGSLLYRFGHFQENIKENNPLRLTNIARKAAVDYRLIEDKPENDFEVSKINKVVENVVDNYKNNHADEKGTQIIFLDLSVAKQKLKNISLDEDKKLKEENKTQGIESVSAEIKKSSRSDETLEPVFDKNGEEIKDDFRITYLSGEVEVFEAAEYVRELKALGIKLPKDLGNLRDLEEIEPNKFEMTGFSKIDIAAENDNKALKDVSFDAYSDIAKKLMKAGIPRDEIAFIHDYPKKADKDKLFEQMRNGEVRVLLGSTSKMGVGMNVQKRLVALHNVDYTWNPAGMEQRVGRIARQGNMFFEADKNFQPKVYNYATERTYDVKALQLLETKQKGIYMLQNADRLGLNSFEDISTAAMEFAEMKAIASGNPLMIEEFKIGNMLEKEERAFAFWESDKIVTENNLRNKTEKMIQNTKDIKTFGKMIETTNDYKSEVESKYKHLTKPIIVKIDRYRKYSWSEKNSPKEIGEVKKEVNDMLERSKLYISRVMNIGSNRSEELFADYKGVSVGVKLNTGKNSLGEPMHSLAICPSDNFDSNSAVALPKAKFRQEFFLSKDFNINYIMKKVDDELEKLPLLLDEAKAAVKTLEKEVEFGKNTLNEIKEQGYPNQKLLNALRSDKKEILKHLKNKNNDWIPSYKKCLNSSGIENEKNTESKER